A single Pseudomonas sp. DC1.2 DNA region contains:
- a CDS encoding amidase, with amino-acid sequence MSRAHFFRRRPFSSVLLLLLVFLMGWIWQERVALWAFADIISAYTAKEYCSCRYVMNNDADYCRGYVKQWLPVSGFVDDIASRRVVVSGLGRSNSAQWVGERQGCQLQP; translated from the coding sequence ATGAGTCGCGCACATTTTTTCCGTCGTCGCCCGTTCAGCAGTGTTCTGCTGTTGCTGCTGGTTTTTTTGATGGGCTGGATCTGGCAGGAGCGGGTGGCGTTGTGGGCGTTTGCGGACATCATCAGTGCCTATACCGCCAAAGAATATTGTTCGTGCCGGTACGTGATGAACAACGACGCCGACTATTGCCGAGGCTATGTGAAACAGTGGTTGCCCGTCAGTGGTTTTGTCGATGACATCGCCTCCCGGCGCGTGGTGGTCAGCGGTCTGGGGCGGAGCAATAGCGCCCAGTGGGTTGGCGAGCGCCAAGGATGTCAGTTGCAACCCTGA
- a CDS encoding serine hydrolase — protein MFKGLSLFFLLLISATVRAENWPAEQWSQGPTVGGPALEALERYAFATRDDITRKGIRTDALLVIRDGQLIYERYGGPTTADTPHLTWSISKSLMATVLGVAYGEGLFSLHDPVVKFYPALENHPAITLADLLHWASGLDWQEDYEYAPLKSSVVAMLYTLGHSNMAAFTAAHDEYAAPGRTFRYSSGDSNLLSAALKSIVGADRYADYPWAALFEPLGIHHAVWETDASGTFVASSYAYLTARDLARIGLLMARDGRWQDRQLLPKDWVAFNREPFAGYRAHQDDAVPGGQWWLNRAVDGAAPPWPAAPVDTFAALGHWGQAMYVIPSENLVIVRYGDDRDGSYRHNELLKLVLKAFAEKVQP, from the coding sequence ATGTTCAAAGGCTTGTCCCTGTTCTTTTTGCTGCTGATTAGCGCCACCGTTCGCGCCGAAAACTGGCCCGCCGAGCAGTGGTCGCAAGGCCCGACAGTCGGCGGTCCAGCGCTTGAAGCTCTGGAGCGCTATGCGTTCGCAACCCGCGATGACATCACTCGAAAAGGCATTCGCACTGATGCCTTGCTGGTGATCCGTGACGGTCAATTAATCTACGAACGCTATGGGGGCCCTACCACGGCCGACACCCCGCACCTGACGTGGTCCATCAGCAAAAGCCTGATGGCCACGGTGCTCGGTGTGGCCTATGGCGAGGGCTTGTTTTCGCTCCATGACCCGGTGGTGAAGTTCTATCCTGCGCTGGAAAATCACCCGGCGATCACCCTGGCCGACCTGTTGCATTGGGCTTCCGGCCTGGACTGGCAGGAAGACTATGAATATGCGCCGCTGAAATCCTCGGTGGTGGCGATGCTCTACACCCTGGGTCACTCGAATATGGCTGCGTTCACCGCCGCGCACGATGAATACGCTGCGCCGGGCCGCACGTTTCGTTATTCCAGTGGTGACAGCAATTTGCTGTCAGCGGCGCTGAAATCCATCGTCGGCGCGGACCGCTATGCGGATTATCCTTGGGCTGCATTGTTCGAACCGTTGGGGATTCACCATGCTGTTTGGGAAACCGACGCCAGCGGTACATTCGTCGCTTCGTCCTATGCCTACCTGACCGCCCGCGACCTGGCGCGCATTGGGCTGTTGATGGCTCGCGACGGGCGTTGGCAGGATCGCCAATTGCTGCCCAAGGACTGGGTCGCCTTCAACCGCGAGCCGTTCGCTGGTTATCGCGCCCACCAGGACGATGCTGTCCCCGGTGGCCAGTGGTGGCTCAATCGTGCGGTGGACGGCGCGGCGCCACCTTGGCCTGCGGCGCCGGTGGATACCTTTGCCGCGTTGGGCCATTGGGGGCAGGCGATGTATGTCATTCCCAGCGAAAACCTGGTGATCGTGCGTTACGGCGATGATCGGGACGGCAGCTACCGGCACAACGAATTGCTCAAGCTCGTGCTCAAAGCGTTTGCCGAGAAGGTGCAGCCATGA